Proteins found in one Sorghum bicolor cultivar BTx623 chromosome 1, Sorghum_bicolor_NCBIv3, whole genome shotgun sequence genomic segment:
- the LOC110432430 gene encoding uncharacterized protein LOC110432430: MAAALEERCSREVIYRDEAIGVLKKENETLEAEKARLSEEVREFSSVRREVDSLKKERDDYKAGSEALRKEKEDAEASVAVLRTSVAEAGRVRDVALQRAEKAEDIAERLRKELDAERTSAAELQTRIQKAEAEASAIVGLYANSLAKFGGSTSAPPPGGDVGAALAWLKSHIRMLPDFVGGAVDFGALAAVSSFARLLRRGGCSHAEGVAKEEFAAAEDVGEGTPSLRKSVRNFISSFWIRFGRDEAKKMAEDRRAEEIAKKKAKVVKAGPSRPPSEACPPTQPEAEARDTGAKAPEGSGAKVSETPEAPAPPPPQV, encoded by the exons ATGGCTGCCGCCTTAGAGGAGCGTTgctcccgggaggttatctaccGTGATGAGGCAATTGGTGTTCTGAAGAAGGAGAACGAGACCTTGGAGGCTGAGAAGGCTCGTCTGTCGGAGGAGGTTAGGGAGTTTTCCTCCGTCAGGAGGGAGGTTGACTCCCTgaaaaaggagagggatgacTACAAGGCTGGGTCGGAGGCTCTAAGGAAGGAGAAAGAGGATGCCGAAGCTTCGGTGGCGGTCCTCCGCACAAGTGTTGCTGAGGCGGGGAGAGTTAGGGACGTAGCCCTGCAGCGAGCTGAGAAggcggaggacattgctgaacgCCTTCGCAAAGAGCTTGACGCTGAGCGGACGTCTGCAGCTGAGCTGCAGACTCGCATACAGAAGGCGGAAGCGGAGGCTTCAGCTATTGTCGGGCTCTATGCCAACTCGCTTGCGAAGTTTGGGGGAagcacctctgctcctccgcccGGCGGCGATGTTGGGGCTGCCCTCGCGTGGCTGAAGTCTCATATCCGCATGCTCCCCGACTTTGTCGGAGGtgctgttgattttggggctttggccGCGGTTAGCTCCTTCGCTAGGCTTTTGCGCCGCGGAGGTTGCTCTCACGCGGAGGGAGTCGCCAAGGAGGAATTTGCCGCGGCGGAGGACGTTGGCGAAGGGACCCCTTCCCTGCGCAAATCTGTCCGGAACTTTATcagttcgttctggattaggtttgggcgggATGAGGCGAAGAAAATGGCGGAGGATCGTCGAGCTGAG GAGATTGCGAAGAAGAAGGCTAAGGTTGTCAAGGCCGGTCCTTCGCGTCCACCGAGTGAGGCGTGTCCTCCGACCCAGCCTGAAGCGGAGGCTCGTGATACTGGTGCCAAAGCTCCGGAGGGATCTGGTGCCAAGGTTTCAGAGACTCCCGaggctcctgctcctcctccgcctcaggtgtga